The Ptychodera flava strain L36383 chromosome 3, AS_Pfla_20210202, whole genome shotgun sequence region tgaaatttcgcAATTTGGTCCTTTTCAGATTGGGTCAAAACCACGAGATTTGAGTTTTGAagatattttataattatcCCACTAAAAGTGTTGTTTGTTGATTAATAGGAATATAGTCTTTCAGGTTTAACTAATATTCACAAAAGGTATCGATGCTACTCTCATTTTTATTGTCAATTATGTTTGAGAAGCaattttagttatttttttatattgacaTAGAAAGATGTAATCATACCAATTCAATAGTTGTAATAGTATTACCCGGCAAAAAAGTCTAAAGGTATCACATACCGTTAACATGtaataatattaaaatttatgtaTTAATTTCTTAAAGATTATTACTGAAAAACACGTTTCAAGTAAAAAGagtttgaaaatgaagaaaatgactAATAGTATACACCATACAGTACTTAAAGGGCGATATATTGATTGTAATCACTTATGTACAGTGACCTTTGCTTTGTCTAGATAGAGTGGGAACACAAGAACATACAAGAAGTAATATATACGAACGACACGATCGCAAATTGTAGATATTTGAGCAAAGACCGTGTCAATTGCAGAGTAGATTTTAGCTGGTGTCATTTTGCGTTTTGTTTTGGTAATATACTACTTACAGTTCAATTAAAAAACGTCATTTTAGTAACaaacttgtaaaatttaaatcgTTCAGAAATGGAAATGCTTCAGATGTCAAACTAGGTAAGTTTGTTAAACACAGCAACGTTGGGTATTTGGTTTCATTGTCCATCGACATACCTTCGTCAGCAACCCATACTGTAAACAAAGACGTCCACGGGTCAGATATTCTGTGACGATATTTAGCTTATCTTATGACCGCCGTCCGTTATCACTTGCAATGGGTGACTCATTTAATAATATGTTCGACCCAGTTGCACAGAGATAAGTGGTAGAAGTAACAATAATGGAGCAGAACACCATAGAACATGGTGTGTTCGCTCGTGGAGCCCACATCGAAAGTCAAAGGAGTTAAGTTTTGCCCTATTCTTTAGCGATTATTGAAAATCAGTTGTTACAAAGCGAAAAAAGTGTAACATAAAACGAGCTGACCCATGATTGACAGATGTGTGAACAAGTGGAAGCTTATAAAGGTGTCATTTACGAAGAAGTACAATATTTGGCAAAGCAATGACAGTGTCTGCAACATCCGGTCACTGTtacgaacatttttttttatgttaaggtagcatgcacttcgaaagtgaaagtcttaaacttttgctcaaactttcccaaatgaaactttcgaccattctcttaccaaattaagaaTTAAAATCGGGAGTCGCCGTGCAAACGTTGGTACGAGAGAGATAAATTACCTGAGATTtcccgatacttgaaattcaaaatggccgccatcgctgTGTTAAATCTGTtgggaaaatacaattttcgactTTTAAAAACTGAGACCGTAAAAAGTTTTGTTATACCAAAAGCTTTAAAGTGAGCCCCcgcaagtagtagatcagaaaagaattgtaaaagtttgagagttaaAATATCTGTTTCAGAGGCACGTTCTAtctaaaaaattgacaaatcattgTTTATCCTAAAAATATCTCGACCAACGTTGAACCGATTGTCACAAATGTTCCACACGACCGTCTTACTTAACGTATAAAGTGACCCGCAAGTATAACTTATTCAGGCAATAAAATTTTATTGTCCAGGACCTGTCTCTTACTTTGTGTGTGCTTCTCTTCGTCGTTTGTGCTTAATCAAGAGGGCGTATTGAAACTTCTTTGATCGACAAGTGTTatctttatttcacaaaaaaatttagTACTAAACTTACGATTGTCTTAATATGAAGGAATTTGATTAATCGGGCTGTATATTCAGATTTGTTGGATATTTACTGGGGTCAGGTGTGCTGAGCATTATGCTACGCCTTATAGACTTCCTCATCAAAAGAGGAAAAATGTTGAACATAAGTTAAACGGTGTTTAACCAAATTAAACTTGCCCGACAACTGCAAAGagtgattttgaaaatcatttacTGTTTGGTGCATATTATTTCCAAATATTTACGTTGCAAAGCAATGTAATATGCCTTTGAACGCATGATGGGTTGATCAGAGCCCCTCGATCCCGAGGAGATTGTTATCGATATTTTCAAGAGAGGGTCAACAAGACCGCAAGTGATCTACATTCGAAATCAACCTTGGTCGAGCTCATAAACCAAACGATCAATATCTCGCCTTGACATTACAGCTTTTTATGTTCTGTGAATATTATCTGCACCGgcatttctatttttttttcggTAGGTACGTCTTCCTAAAAGGCTAACAACTTATAAGatattgtattgatatttactTTGCATTAAGTCACTTAGAGTGAGTTTGAACGTACTTTTACAAAACTTCTCTTTGTTACCCTCAAAGGCACCGTAAACGTATATTGTGAGGCTTTATCAAATGACTTTAATTTTGGTCCATGATAACTGCATTTTATTTGCCGACAATGTTCGGTCATTATCTCTCATTTTCGTAATTTCTGGTATCTGATAAATTAAGATTTCATACATTCCAGATAAAGTTCGCAATACGATTTTAGAGAAATTACTCCCAAATTATCTTTTAGCTCGTATTCTTAGATGCATTCTATAATTTAGCACCAAACTGCATTTCGCATTGTCATTCTCTGCACTCAGTGGAGTAAAGAGCATTGTATATCAATAATTTACCGCTGCTTAATGATAGCGGTGGTCTAAAGGGAGTTACCACGATACAAGGCTCAGTTGTCTCAGGTCCACTGAACTCTCAACAGGTAAGTTCAATAGTTTTCAGCATATGCTCATGTGCCCTCGAGATTCTGCATGGCCCTCCTGATAATTTTCCTGGGATAGCTTATCCTCATAATGAAGTCGACTATCAATTCATATAACCCACCATTAAACATGAAAAGTATGCATTACGTTGCATCGACACCATTGCCGGATCGCTTCGTTGATTTTTTCATTGATAAGCAATGGTGTTGTTAAACCTTTCAACGCTAATGAGCGTTTATCCGGGTAGGCTTTTTCAGTAATGTCTCCAGAACTTGGTGGATCATGAGTTCTGTTTAATTGAAGCGTTTGGATATATTAAGAAAACAATCATGTGGAATATCTGCACATAAAGGGTGCACAAAGGAGAAGTCAAATCCCGGTAACATACACCATATTTCTAATTTGCTGTTTCACAATGCGTCAACGTACTACTGTGTACCTGCGAGTTTAAGCAGCGTTTCAGGGAGAGGCTATTGTTTAGAGTGGGTTATCCCTGGGTCACGCCAGGCAACGCTCACACGAGTTGCAGTCGTCAGAGGCCGGTCTAACACTGATATTTAGTTTATTATCGCCTACACATTATATCATCAGCTGCTATTGTCTTATCACATTGATATCGCTTTTATAAAAGTCAATAAATTGAGTTCTTTATGGAGCTTTTGTCCGGAAGGTGGAGGATCTGTGTCGCGAATAAACACACTAAATCGAAAGTAAAAGTAAATGCGTGGAATTATATCTGCCTGATCAAAATACAATTCTTGACAGCTGTTTTTCTACCTTGATCGTACCAGACAAATCTAATACGACTGATTTTACATTGAGTTATTGTTGGTAGGCTGGCGGGACAAGAGACTGCCCAAGCACTCACCATAAATTTCCCGACCCGAACAATAGCTCTGCGCCACTTTAGTACGGCGTTGTATTCACAGGTAATCACTTTGAGTTAAGCTAATAACAAACATGAGGTCGAACTAAAGGGTCAAAGGGTGGTATAAACGAGTGTCAATAATTTATGTCTTATTGCGCCATATGTAAATCAACAAATGCAAGACGTTTAACTCTCTTCAGAACACAATATATGGGCGAAATAAACACTTGTCTGTAAGAATGTCCAAAGGTGTAGTACGTCTAAGCATATCATCTGCAGCAACGATATATAAATGTCAATTAGGCTTGAACATTACAGTCTACtgtaaacaacaaataaaatcCAGGCAATAGCGTGCAAAATGTGGAACATAGgacaattttgaaagtaattgaCACAGGAAAAAGCATAGCTAAATATACGTTGTGTCCCATATGTTGAGGTAGAAGATTGCGCCTGCAGCCACATCTAGAGCTTGCCGATTTTGACATATGTAAGGTAGAATTGATTAAGGGTGCGTGTAATGCATGTAATATTACTCCCTCCAGTGCTAAAAGGGAAACAAGCTGATTATAATCTCATTATTTTCTGATAAAGTGACCTTTGGTTTGTCTAGATTGAGTGGACACACTGGCATACTCAACTCATGTGACAATCTGAACCACAAGTATTTTCGACTATATGTGATGTTGGGCTCATAACACAGAGTCGAAACCACACCGATGCGACAGCTTATCCCTCGGAACCTGTCCAACTAAAGAGATGGCCATGGAATCCTTAAAAGTTGATGGGCTTAATATTTCCCTAGAACTTCTCGATGCCGAAGACATCGTTCGAACGAAACCGGTGTTTCTACCGAGTCGAGGCGGACTACATGTAGGTATGTAAGCGTAACTTAACACCTCGAAGCCGCAAATATcggattaattaattaattgatgcaTCCGGGAAACATAATCGAGACGATCGTTATCGACTGTCCAGTCGGTCAATACCATGCCTATTAATGTAGGCATACTTAGCCGCGTAGGTGTGACTGATTCCACTTAAAATCgtgtgaaataaaataaaactggcATCTGTTCAACAGCCGACAGCATGATAAGTCTCTGTAATTATTGGAGGAATCGTTGAACAGAGATATTCGGGGACAAGTTTATCGCCTTTATGTGATTCACTGTTTTTTTTGTAAGAAGTAACTTTGATAACAACAGACTGATTTGAACATGGGCATTACCTAGTTTTCTTTCAACATCAAAGATGCAGTATTCTAGGACTCGGACACTGCAGCTGTAAACAGATGGGGGAATATGTTCTCTTGTACGTAATCGCAGAATTGATAGTGTCAGGTATCGAAATTAATGCTTTATGTTTTGAAATTAATGCTTCAGTTTTTGTAAGTTTTTGTATACCATATACAGCGGCATTTTGTAGGATTTTGGTTGTTTTTTACAACAAATGACGGCATAGCAAGATTACAGTCACTAGCCAGAGCAAGAACGACTTATTGGCTGGCATTTATATTACCACCACCTTATCTCTGATTGATTTGTTTTAAGGGGTCACTAAAAAGACCTAAATATTGACTTGAGGAGGTTGTCCCTTGCCTAGGCAAATCGCCTgtttacaaaacaatacaatggtCCGTTTTATGTCAATGGTAGAAGTAAATATTTAGCTCCACAAATACAGGTTAAGGTGGAACTGCACATTGCCAATACAGTttgtttttcaaaggaatattcctcatctaagatgacaaggtatGGTATGGTAGCAACAATTTCCCTTTAGGCTGAAGGGCTTCATATTGCAGAAAAAACcttaattttggtattaatagTAAAActtaatttaagtaaaaaacttgatactaatttctgaaatgaaatatgtcacttgaaacaagaccatatgtagaaaaaattattttactttGCATTATGCATTATCATTTTAAAATGGTATCGGTCGAAAGGCTGACACTCAAAAatgtgattaaaaacatgacTAGCAAAATTATAAGGCCTCTGATTCAAATGTTAGAACTTCCTTGGCAaagaaaaatgtcattttattatattatagcatttaaagaacataatgtgaagaATTCGGAAAATTTGACCAAGCctgagtggagttaaattctttggaaatcttgaaattgggaagagaagcaaggaaatcgggtgatttgcatacatttgcaaaacttaacttctttatcacgcaacgtACGATTGCTTGACAAGCTGAGAGGTGAATCCGATCGATATTTCAATCTTGGCTTAACAAgttgattttgagcaaaatacgctgtgttgggtgcagcgcccccttaagtCTCATCAATTTTGTTGTGGCTAGAGTAACATGTGTTTATGTGAGCTGAAAGTTACGGAAAACAAGTGTTACATATTCTGTTATCTCtatcaaattgaaaatgataaatcaaaattcattttatCAACATACGTCGCTCACTGCACATTGTTAATGTAACGCTCCGTTCGACGAATTTTAACCTAAGACAAACTACATGATGAATTTCCAGAAAATGGTAATTGTGAAGGATTACGGCGTGGCTTTGAAAAATCAATCTGGAAAATTGACGAAAGGTATCGTGAAGGAAATCTTTCAAACACTGGTAAGAAACATTCTTTCAAAGATATAGTTATCTTCTTTTGGTAAGTGGTAAGACATCCTCTAAGTATCTTTATAGTGCTTTTTGTTTTCGTTAAGCTAACTGACAATTCCAACATAAAATTCGAGGGATACATGCTAAAGTCCGTAGGTTCAAGATGTTTTCACCTAAACCGAAACATCTTCAAAAGTTAAATAAGTCATTTGCATTTCTACGACGTCACATTTCCATGGTAATCAATCACGCGGCCACGAGCTCTTATTATGTGTCTATTTAGATAATAAATAACGGAAAGCAAAAGCAGCGAATGCTGTGCAATTTGTTTTCTGGATAAGCTCCTgaatcttttgaaaaaaatgaccttTGCAAGGATGGTGCTACATTCGTCTTAAAAGTTTGTAAATTACCCTCTAAAATAACAATTCAACGGTTGTGCATAAAAGTCCCCACACATGGCAAAAAGTAGTTTATCTAAAATGTTTAACGGTAATAAACATATGCTGGAGGCAAAGTAAAATTTTAGAGACTCAGTATGTCGTATACAGTGCGTAGTGAATATACGTACATTGTTCTCATTCACAGGGAAGATATATTCTTATCTCTTTCATAGATATTCGAATAATTATGGACACTTTTGAACATTTCGGTCACATCTCATTGTGGCTTTCGTATTCccaagaaaacaaagaaaatgataGTGTTCGCACCAAAGAAATACCAAGCCCCAAACTGAATAACAAACTTATCAATTCAAACCGACCGCGACGTCATTCAAGTGAACATGACACTGAACGAGCAAAtcgaaagacaaaagaaatttccaAGAAGGCTGTGAGGGCATCCACTCGGCTTATGGCGAGAGCTAAAGGCACATATCATCAGTCAGAAAACAAATCGAATACCTGCGAATCTCAAAGAAGGGTACTGAGACACGAAAGGTTGAGATCTAAGGAGGTCACACGTAAagtaaacaacagcaacaactcAATTATTAAGAAGCAGCATAATAACCAAAAGGCAAACTCAACCATTAAGCGGAAAAGAATCCCACGTAGGTCCATCAAACGCAGTCGTTTTTCTACACGCAAAAGCATTTTAAGGAAATATTTGAAGATTCGCAGACCTTTCAAGTGCACGGAGTGCGGCAAGACATTCAAGCGAAAGTATCATCTTAAGATTCATCAATTAATACACGCACAGAAACGACCACACATATGCAATCAGTGCGGCAAGACATTCACTCAATCTAGCAATCTAAAGACCCATCTCAAGACTCATTCGAAAATACAGCCATATTCATGTAAAGCTTGCGGTAGACGATTTTCTCGCAAAGGCAACCTACAGCGCCATCGTCGGATGCacacaaaggaaaagccattcaAATGTAAAGACTGTGGTAAACGTTTCGCTGATCCGGGCAACTTGAACAAACATCAAAAAGTCCATTCGAACGAAAGGCCATACCTGTGCCACCAGTGTGGAAAAGCCTTTAAGCGTAAACACAACCTAGATGTCCATCTCCGGGTCCACTCACAAGAATATTTGTACTCGTGTAAGGACTGTGGTaagaaatttaaactgagttcaAACATGAAGCAGCATCAGAGGATCCATACAAACGAACGACCAAACAAGTGTGGAATCTGCGAGAAAACGTTTACTCACAGTCGCAAACTTCAAAAACACTTAACAATCCACTCAAAAGAGAGACTTCTCTCCTGCACAACGATCACCGAAAAAGGAAACCTTAAACATAATTTGAAGGTCAACACCAATGAAAGGAGGGACCGATACGAGACCCGCAGTTTCGCCAATAAGCAAAGGGACAACTTGAGATCGAGTGCACTGATCCACACGAAAACAACCAAACCGTCCGACTAGGAAGGTAGTGCACGTAAGACGTTCAGTGACATGACATAACCAACGTTAGAAGTGTTGAAATTAAGGCAATGCTAGAATTGTAGAAAGCTGTCTGTTCTTTGCCTGCACAAACCACAAGTTTTGGCCATGTCGTCTTTCGTTTGCCGAAGACTATAATTGAAATGACATACAAAATAGAAGATTTTGCATATTCATACTTTTGCAGTATTCAGCTAAAATGTCTCTATTGCCAATACAATTGGAATTTCCTTGTCGGTTACATGAAAACCGAAGATAGGTAGCCGTTTTTATTACTTTCGACTGGACAGTGGTTTCGATACTTCAGATAACTCATGCGCAGCCTAGCAAAATCCGACCAAAACAAGCTCCTATTCGCTATCCACTCCAATCTTGCCTAAAGCATGCGTAAGCTGCCCTAGCTTGTTATATATTGTTATCTGTTAATATCTTAAAACAAACACACTTCCTACATTGGCAAGTATAGCCAAGGTGCATCAATAGAGGTTTTGTCTTATCCGGAGTCTGATGGCACTGGAATGGTACAGAGTAGGTAGTGCAACATCTACCACTTCACGTTGATTCCAGAATAATAGTGAAAATTCGGAACAATGAGTCGGGATAAGGATTCGTGACATTAATATTCAATGCATAAAAATAAGCTGCTGACAGATTATTTCAAATTCACACATTGATCGATTGATGTTTGTTCTTGGTATCATTCTTGGAGATCCTAAATAATGTGCTAATGAgagtaaaaaaattgaaaaatttcatgCCAATGAACTTTGTTATTGCCGTACATTTGGTGCATGGTCTGAAAGCTCCCTCTTTGCATATAGTTAGTTTGACCTCCAAGCATTGATCGGTTTTACTCATCTTTTATGACTCTACTTCTTCAGTATGTACAAGTTTGTACATATTATTTCTAAAATTACGAAGGGTGTAAATATTGGTCAATTCCGTCGTAATTTGCACTAAGTGTTTATGATAATTAGTTTCTGTCCTTATATATGCAACTGCGTAGTTATCGTAATGATTGCTTTCAGACAGAATCTTGAGATTTCTTTGCCTTCTTAATGGCACGTATTTactttgtaaataaattttaaaattatagatATTGGATTTCCATGAATATTTATTGTCAAACAGTAGTATAAGAAGGACCGACTTATAAAACAGTCTCATTATAGCAAACGTTATATGATTGAAACAGGAAAGACCCTTGAGTAAATAATGAGTGTTGGCTCATTCAtctaaaaatacaatattttgtttataaaacgcgattgaaactaattttggagaattGGAAGTCAATATTATCCAAATTCCTCCAAAGTGTTttgtgccctatagctgaatataGCAATATTATAAATTGCTCATAagcacaaatatatatatataaaaggtttaaaaaaagcaaatgagcttacatttcTAGATTAAACAACATTACCTTTCTGTCCAATAATCcgaaattagttcaaatcgtgttatgaTGTAATTACGCCATTTGTGTACATCAGGATCATGTAATGTATATTCCAATACAGTGTAtaaactgttaaatattttgtagGATGTTGATACTGAATTCCGAgactttgtaaattttcttcaaaagtggatatgataaaattgtttaaGTAAGAAATGTGAAAGgtgtttgtattgtttttgaTATGTTGATTATTATTACCGCTTTCGAATGCTTTACCTCTCCTACATGTCTTCGACTCTTATGGTGTAAGAAATTTCGTCTTCATATACGCGATAATAAATCagcagatacatacatacatacatacatacatacatacatacatacatacatacatacatacatactgtcaaTAATTTGTTAATATACCAATTGTCGTTTTTTACTGTTATATCAGCTCTTCCGCGTTTTAAATTCAGTAAACGGAAAGAAACTGCACCTATTGTGATGTATTTTGAATGAAGACACTTTGAAAGGATGATGTGCAATAAAAACACTAAGTTTTACAAATCCCCTGTAACTTTTATGCATTGCAATGTATTCTGCAGGTGCTTAAACCATTCTCTTGGCTTGATTGAATTATCGGTTGTGTAGCTAAGAGAGTGAAACCACGGCCAGACATTAAATAATTCTAATTGTATGTACATGTTGAATAACGGTGCGGGTAATAGCAGATTCGCAAGCCATAAAGTGAATGAAATAGACTGTGTGGAGTGATGCACAAGCCCAAGGGAACACAACAAACCATGTTGTCCCAAATATTGGCATCTAAATAATTATGAGCATTGTAACACAAGGCAAGTACTTGCTTGCCGATATAGCGACAGATTCGTCACAGTTATTCGTTTTCTTCCAGACGACGAAGCGATTTTCATTGCTGTTATAATTATCTGGGATGTGCGCTTAAGCTTTTTGCAATTACATACTTACAGAGGTAACGTTTATTCTTCTGAAGTTTCATGGTATTGTCCTGCAAACCAAAATTAACATTAAAAGGCACTTCTCGAGGATTAATTTAGCAATATTGAAAGCAGAATAAATTAAGGGTGACAATTCAACACCAGGTGACTGAATAGTACTTACATGTGCGGTGAAGCAGTCGACACATTACGATACACTACACAATGCCAGAAAACACTAGACGTCGAAAAAATTGCCACTGTAATCAAAGGTCATGGTACTGTCTACTCAAAGAATAACAACGTGACATGAGTAACAACGACGAACAACTATTGTATTCCCTCTTCAGAAGAGTTGGGAGTGATTTAGGCCAGTCAATAATTCACTTCCAGGAAACGTTACAACACTAATTGGAGTCAGTCTAAATATACAGTAGCGTTTGTCGCTGGTACTAACGCCAAATTGAGACAGGCAATGTTTCAGTCCTCCATGCACGTGATGTCTATATAAATATTCCCGGCCGTTTGTATAATTTAGCTTAGCTACACGTCAGTTAACGGCGATTATGGCATCGTCATTAAGAAGTGGAGACGTCTAATCACACTGCAGTAAGCGTAGGTCTTTCTCAATTGATAATCAAACACTGCGTACGTATGCTCGGCATTTTTAGTCAGAATAATATCTGGTATTTTTCTTATTCTTTGACGTTTTCAATTTGCTTAGACAAACACACTGGAAATATGTCATTTGAAAGTAGTCAGTGTTATAATACTAACGTGAATAACTTGTGTGATATGGAATAGACATACGTGCCATGGTTTCTCGAGACAAACACGACTTTGTTCTTCCAGATTTCAAGCGACCCTTCCAAACTCCGTGATGACACCTCGAAGACAAATCATAGTAAGACAAAGTTGTTATAAGTTAGAAAGTGGTCATCAGAGACAAAGTCATATTAGTGCTGAACGAAAAGTATCAGAAATTCGTATATTCTGTTTACAGTTTGTAATCGTGCAAAGTTGTCCGAAATGAAATTACaccctaaaaataaaaattgcaattgAAACGAATAAGATATCCCACTGCCGCAAGACACTTCGTGCAACATGCAAGGTGGATAagtatttatatttaaaaactattttAATTAGCAttttgtttcggtattaaaattttattttattcctcGCTaataatattcatgtacctcgcatcttgcattgtataccgCCAGATGGACGGGGAATCACGTGTCACTGAACCTGGctattatttaagcaataaagcacacccagcgatggtataccacgggattttgaccagttcacggcatatatgcacgagcgatatcatagcagtatattgaaattctggcgttaAACGTCATGAACGGATTTTTGCTGAAGCTGAGatctcgcgcgtatgccagccgtgatatatcgccaatatacgacggttcttttcgcgtctcgaccaatcagatcgaaGTTTGCACCATCAACACACtgctatgatataatatacattatatcataccagcatattgatggcgcaaatatagcgatctgattggtcgagacgcgaaaagaaccgtggtatattggagatataccacggctggcataagCGCGAGATCTCAGCTTCAGCAAAAATCCGTTCATGACGTTtaacgccagaatttcaatatactgttatgatgtTACTCGATTTTGATttactcgattttgaccagttcacttcatatatgcactcgctatcgctcgtgaactggtcaaaatctcgtggtataccgtcgctaggtgtgctttattgcttaattataacACCGACGCGCTGGCCAGTGCGAGGCAGTCGCAAATTGTCGGCAGTTGAGGAATAACCGAGTCAACAACAGCGTTGATTCTGAAATTGAGCTGCTATCAATTTGCGATTATGTTTCTGTAATATAGTATGAATATTTAGATAGAGACACGTCATTTTAGGAGCTAACgcgtaaaattgaaaatg contains the following coding sequences:
- the LOC139125582 gene encoding zinc finger protein 260-like produces the protein MAMESLKVDGLNISLELLDAEDIVRTKPVFLPSRGGLHVENGNCEGLRRGFEKSIWKIDERYREGNLSNTDIRIIMDTFEHFGHISLWLSYSQENKENDSVRTKEIPSPKLNNKLINSNRPRRHSSEHDTERANRKTKEISKKAVRASTRLMARAKGTYHQSENKSNTCESQRRVLRHERLRSKEVTRKVNNSNNSIIKKQHNNQKANSTIKRKRIPRRSIKRSRFSTRKSILRKYLKIRRPFKCTECGKTFKRKYHLKIHQLIHAQKRPHICNQCGKTFTQSSNLKTHLKTHSKIQPYSCKACGRRFSRKGNLQRHRRMHTKEKPFKCKDCGKRFADPGNLNKHQKVHSNERPYLCHQCGKAFKRKHNLDVHLRVHSQEYLYSCKDCGKKFKLSSNMKQHQRIHTNERPNKCGICEKTFTHSRKLQKHLTIHSKERLLSCTTITEKGNLKHNLKVNTNERRDRYETRSFANKQRDNLRSSALIHTKTTKPSD